The Falco peregrinus isolate bFalPer1 chromosome 1, bFalPer1.pri, whole genome shotgun sequence genome has a window encoding:
- the LOC101921611 gene encoding acyl-coenzyme A thioesterase 1-like, whose product MAAEVAAEVAGPPAPRCLLDDPVQIRVAGLAPWQAVTLRASLRDESGELFEAHARYRAGSSGELDLGRSPALGGSYRGVEPMGLLWSLRAKAPYKRLAKRNVLTPFRVDLEVYEGHGDMSCLLGKCTNERWVLGEGVKRISVREGRLKATLFLPAGRGPFPGLIDLYGSGGGLVEYRASLLASRGFVTLALAYMAFEDLPAMPDVLELSYFEEAVNFLRKQPQVKDTGIGVLGLSKGADLALSMATFLPGIKAAVSISGSGFNSLIPLQGDGFTLPAHPYDLGRMKTRDESGLVDFSDVLHDHRDPATWDCHIPMERSSAKFLFLSGLDDMNWKSDLYCRDAVQRLRQYGREVEFCSYSGAGHLLEPPYLPLCQASIHKVLGVFVHWGGQWREHAKAQEDAWRRIQAFFWQHLVDSDIPRSKM is encoded by the exons ATGGCGGCGGAGGTGGCGGCGGAGGTGGCGGGGCCGCCAGCCCCCCGCTGCCTGCTGGATGACCCCGTGCAGATCCGCGTGGCGGGTCTCGCACCGTGGCAGGCCGTCACCCTCCGCGCCAGCCTGCGGGACGAGAGCGGGGAGCTCTTCGAAGCCCACGCCCGCTACAGAGCGGGCAGCAGCGGCGAGCTGGACCTCGGCCGCTCCCCGGCGCTGGGGGGCAGCTACCGGGGCGTGGAGCCCATGGGGCTGCTCTGGTCTCTGCGGGCTAAAGCTCCCTACAAGCGCCTGGCAAAGAGGAACGTCCTGACCCCTTTCCGCGTGGACCTGGAGGTGTACGAGGGCCACGGGGACATGAGCTGCTTGCTGGGAAAATGCACCAACGAGCGATGGGTTTTGGGAGAGGGGGTGAAGAGGATTTCAGTCAGAGAAGGTCGTCTGAAAGCAaccctcttcctccctgctg GACGTGGTCCATTCCCTGGGCTTATTGATTTGTATGGATCGGGAGGAGGTCTTGTTGAATACAGAGCGAGTCTCCTGGCTAGCAGAGGCTTCGTGACGCTGGCTCTTGCCTACatggcctttgaagatctccCAGCTATGCCAGACGTTCTTGAACTGAGTTATTTTGAGGAAGCTGTGAACTTTTTGCGGAAGCAGCCACAG GTGAAAGACACAGGGATTGGTGTTTTGGGCTTGTCTAAAGGAGCTGATCTAGCCCTTTCCATGGCCACGTTTCTACCTGGCATCAAGGCAGCTGTCAGCATATCTGGAAGCGGGTTTAATAGCTTAATTCCCCTGCAGGGGGATGGTTTCACTCTTCCTGCCCACCCGTATGATTTGGGGAGGATGAAGACCAGGGATGAATCTGGCCTAGTAGATTTTTCAGATGTCCTACATGATCACAGGGACCCCGCGACTTGGGATTGCCACATTCCCATGGAGAGGTCCTCGGCTAAGTTCCTCTTCCTGTCCGGACTGGATGACATGAACTGGAAAAGTGACCTCTATTGCCGGGATGCTGTCCAGCGCCTTCGGCAGTATGGACGGGAAGTAGAGTTCTGCTCCTACTCTGGAGCGGGGCACCTCTTGGAGCCACCATACTTGCCTCTGTGCCAGGCTTCGATCCACAAAGTGCTTGGGGTGTTTGTGCACTGGGGAGGGCAATGGAGGGAGCATGCCAAAGCCCAAGAGGACGCGTGGCGCAGGATACAGGCCTTCTTCTGGCAACACTTGGTGGACTCAGACATCCCTAGGAGTAAGATGTAG
- the JMJD7 gene encoding bifunctional peptidase and (3S)-lysyl hydroxylase JMJD7, with protein sequence MAAGAALRAVRECLAAFPGEARELGWPQSVPCLDGAPSPLEFYRGWVAPNKPCVIRNALGHWPALERWAPAYLREVVGPKVVSVAVTPNGYADAVFQDRFVMPEERRMPFTDFLDIVEKKVTSPNVFYVQKQCSNLTEEFPELVCDVQPDIPWMSEALGRKPDAVNFWLGESAAVTSLHKDHYENLYCVISGKKHFLLHPPSDRPFIPYELYQPATYQVSEDGSFEIVDEKNADKVPWIPLDPLNPNLEQYPEYAKAKPLQCTVKAGEMLYLPSLWFHHVQQSHGCIAVNYWYDMEYDLKYSYYQLLDCLTKAVEVL encoded by the exons atggcggcgggcgcggcgctgCGGGCCGTTCGGGAGTGCCTGGCCGCCTTCCCGGGGGAGGCCCGCG AGCTGGGGTGGCCGCAGTCCGTGCCTTGCCTTGACGGGGCCCCGTCCCCGCTGGAGTTCTACCGCGGGTGGGTGGCCCCGAACAAGCCCTGCGTGATCCGCAACGCCCTCGGGCACTGGCCGGCGCTGGAGCGGTGGGCGCCGGCCTACCTCAG GGAGGTAGTAGGTCCCAAGGTGGTGTCTGTGGCAGTAACACCAAATGGTTATGCAGATGCAGTGTTTCAGGACAGGTTTGTCATGCCAGAGGAGCGCCGAATGCCGTTCACGGACTTTTTGGACATTGTCGAGAAGAAAGTGACCTCTCCCAACGTATTCTATGTGCAGAAGCAGTGTTCAAACCTCACTGAGGAGTTTCCTGAACTTGTTTGTGATGTGCAGCCTGACATACCGTGGATGAGCGAGGCACTTG GGAGGAAGCCTGATGCTGTGAATTTCTGGCTTGGGGAATCGGCTGCTGTGACATCTT TACATAAGGATCATTATGAGAACTTGTACTGTGTGATATCTGGAAAGAAGCATTTCCTACTGCATCCACCGAGTGACCGTCCCTTCATCCCCTATG AGCTCTATCAGCCAGCAACCTACCAGGTATCAGAAGATGGGTCATTTGAAATTGTGGATGAGAAGAACGCAGATAAG GTGCCCTGGATCCCCCTGGACCCCTTGAACCCGAATCTGGAACAGTATCCAGAGTATGCTAAGGCAAAGCCTTTGCAGTGTACAGTGAAAGCTGGTGAGATGTTATACCTGCCTTCTCTCTGGTTCCATCACGTGCAGCAATCACATGGCTGTATAGCAG TGAATTATTGGTATGACATGGAATATGACCTTAAGTACAGCTACTATCAACTACTAGATTGCCTCACAAAGGCCGTGGAAGTGTTGTAG